CTTGTTGCTGTCGCAACATGTGCAGCCGCGCTCGCTCCGCGGTGCGGGACGCATCGTCGTACACGACGATGTCGTCGCCATCGGCGGCAGCCGGGAAGAAGCCGGAGACGCCGCGCGCCGTCAGTTCGCCGCCGGCGACGAGCCGGTCGAGCATCGCGCGGCCGTCGTCGAACAGGTCCCGCGCGCGGGGGTCGTCGAGCACCTTCGGATAGACGCCCTTGATCTCCCACGCGTGAAAGAACGGCGTCCAGTCGATGTAGCCGACCAGCTCGGACAACTCCGGTTGCCACACGCGCGTGCCGGTCCACGCGGGGCGTGCGATGTCTTCCTGCCGCCAGTCGATCGGCGGCCGGCGGCGGCGCGCCTCGGCGAGCGGCACGATCGCGCGGCGGCGGGTCGCTCCGGCGTGGGTGGTGCGAGCGCGCTCCTGCGCGGCGCGCGTCTCGGCGATGAACGCGTCGCGCCGGTCGGACAGCAGGCTGCCGACCACGCCGACCGCGAGCGATGCATCGCGCACGTGCACCGTGACGTGGCTGTACTCGGGGGCGATCTTCACCGCGGTGTGCTTGCTGCTCGTCGTCGCCCCGCCGATGAGCAGCGGGACGGTCATCGCGCGGCGTTGCATCTCGCGGGCGACGTGCACCATTTCGTCGAGCGACGGCGTGATCAGGCCGCTGAGCCCGACGGCATCGGCGCCTTGCTCGTCGGCCGCGTCGAGGATGTCGCGCGCGGGCACCATGACGCCCAGGTCCGTGACCTCGTATCCGTTGCACCGCAAGACGACGCCGACGATGTTCTTGCCGATGTCGTGCACGTCGCCCTTGACGGTCGCGAGCACGATCTTGCCCTTGGCGGAGGTGTCGCCCGCCGCGGCCTTTTCCGCCTCCATCAGCGGTTCGAGGATCGCGACCGCCTTCTTCATGACGCGGGCGCTCTTGACCACCTGCGGCAGGAACATCTTGCCGGCGCCGAACAGCTCGCCGACGACGTTCATGCCGTCCATCAGCGGGCCTTCGATGATGTCCAGCGGCCGTTCGTAGTGGCGCAGCGCCTCGGCGATGTCCTCGTCGATGTAGGCGTCGATGCCCTTGAGCAGCGCGTGGCGCAGCCGTTCGGCCAGCGGCAGCGACCGCCACGCGTCGTCGTCGGCCGCGGCCTGCTTGCCGCCGCCCTTGTAGCGCTCGGCGATCTCGATCAGGCGTTCGGTCGCGTCCGGCCGCCGGTTGAGCAACACGTCCTCGACGCGCTCGCGCAGGTCGGCCGGGATCTGTTCGTACACCTCGAGCTGGCCGGCGTTGACGATCGCCATGTCCAGGCCGGCGGCGATCGCGTGGTACAGGAACGCCGCGTGGATCGCCTCGCGCACCCGGTCGTTGCCGCGGAACGAGAACGATACGTTGCTGATGCCGCCGGACACGTGGCACAGCGGCATGCGGCGCTTGATTTCTCGGGTGGCCTCGATGAACGCGACCGCGTAGTCGTTGTGCTCGTCCATGCCGGTCGCGACCGTGAGCACGTTCGGGTCGAAGATGATGTCCTGCGGTGGGAAGCCGACCTGCTCGGTCAGGATGCGGTAGGCGCGCTCGGCGATGCGCACCTTGTGGTCGACCGTCGTCGCCTGGCCGGTCTCGTCGAAGCCCATGACGACGACCGCCGCGCCGTAGCGGCGCGCGAGCCGCGCGCAGCGGATGAACTCGTCTTCGCCCTCCTTGAGCGAGATCGAGTTGACGATCCCCTTGCCCTGTACGCACTTGAGCCCGGCCTCGATGATCTCCCACTTCGAGCTGTCGATCATGATCGGCAGCCGCGCGATGTCGGGCTCGCTCGCGATGAGGTTGAGAAACCGCGTCATCGCGGCGACGCCGTCGAGCATGCCCTCGTCCATGCACACGTCGAGCACGTTGGCGCCGCCGGCGACCTGCTGGCGGGCGACCTCGAGCGCCTCGTCGTAGCGCTCCTCTTTGATCAGGCGGCGGAATCGCGCGGAGCCGGCGACGTTGGTGCGCTCGCCGATCAAGATCAAGTTCGACTCGGGACGGACCGTCAGCGGCTCGAGGCCGGCGAGCTGCAGGTACGGCGACCGCTCGGGCGGCCGCCGCGGCGGTTTGCCGCGCACGGCCTCGGCGATCGCGCGGATGTGGTCCGCGGTCGTGCCGCAGCAGCCGCCGACGATGTTGACCCAGCCCGCGTCGGCGAACTCGCCGATCGCGCGGGCGACCTCGTCGGGAGACTGGTCGTAGCCGCCGAACTCGTTGGGCAGGCCCGCGTTCGGGTGGCAGGACACGAACACGTCGGCGGCCGTGGCGAGTTCCTCGACGTACGGCCGCATGTCGTCGGCGCCGAGCGCGCAGTTGATGCCGACGGCGAATAGGTCGGCGTGGGCGACCGAGATCCAGAACGCCTCGGCGGTCTGCCCCGACAGCGTGCGGCCGCTGCGGTCGGTGATCGTGACGGACGCGATGATCGGCACCCGCCGAGCGCCCTCGTCGAATAGCGAGTGGATGGCGAACAGCGCCGCCTTCATGTTGAGGGTGTCGAACGAGGTCTCGCACAGCAGCAGGTCGACGCCGCCGTCGATGAGCGCGGCGGCGGCTTCTCGGTAGCTGGCGACCAACTCGTCGAACGTGACCGCGCGGAACGCCGGGTCGTTGACGTCGGGCGACATCGACGCGGTCTTGTTGGTCGGGCCGATCGATCCGGCGACCCAGCCGTGGCCGGCGGCGGCGACGGCGCGGCGGGCGCAGCGGGCGGCCGCCAGGTTCAGCGCGCGGGCGTGCGCTTCGAGGCCGTAGTCGGCCAGGGACACGGCCGTGGCCGTAAACGAGTTGGTCGTGACGATGTCGGCGCCGGCGTCCAGGTAGCCGCGATGGATCGCCTCGATGACGTGCGGCTGCGTGATCGACAGCACGTCCGTGCAGCCGGACAGCGGCCGGTCGTGGTCCGCGAACGCGTCGCCGCGGAAGGCCGCCTCGTCGAGGCCGTACGCCTGCACCGCCGTGCCCATCGCGCCGTCGAGGATGGCGATGCGCTCGGAAAGCAGGTGGCGAAGGGCGTGCTCGCCGCTCATCGGCGCCAGCTTACTACGGGCGGCCGGTCGCGGCCGCGCGCGGTTCGACCCGGCGGCCGCGCGCATCGCTTGCGCCGGCACCGCGGGCGCGCGACACTGCGCGGCCGTGACTGCGACCGCGCGAATCCTGGTGGCGTGTGCGTGCGTTGCCGCCGCGGCCTGCGACGGCGGCGGCGCGGGCGCCGGTGCCGCCGACGCCGATGTGCGTCGCGCCGACGCCGACCCCGCTCGCGCCGACGCCGACCTCTCCCAACCGGACGCCGACCCATCCCGCCCCGACGCGGCCGCCCTCCCGCCGGGGCGGGTGTTCGACCACCGCCACACGGATGTGTCCGCCATCCCGGCGGCCTGCCTCGCGCACCTCACCTCCGGCGAGTTCGTGTTCCACTACGCGCACCGCTCGCACGGCAGCCAGATCATCGTCGGCGCCGAGAGCATCGAGCAGGCGGCGCCGCAGTATGCCTTCGCGGCGTCCTACACGTCGATTCCGAGCGAGGAGGGCGTGTTCAAGATGTGGGACGGCATGCGCGACGGCAACCTCGTCACGCCCGAGCAGTACTGGGCGTCGGACGCCGGCCTCGCCGAGGTGCGGGCGATCTTGTCGGCCAACCCGTCGATTCGCTACTCGATGTGGGCCTGGTCGTTCGAAATCTCCGAACAGTCCGAGGCGGACGTGCAGCGCTACCTGGACGCGATCGACGCGCTCGAGGCCGAGTTTCCGAATGTCACGTTCATCTACATGACCGGGCCGGCGCAGGGCGAGTACATGGCGGTCAACCGGTTCCAGCGCAACGAGCAGATCCGGGCGTTCGCCGCCGACCGCGGCAAGGTGCTCTACGACTTC
The DNA window shown above is from Deltaproteobacteria bacterium and carries:
- a CDS encoding methionine synthase, translated to MSGEHALRHLLSERIAILDGAMGTAVQAYGLDEAAFRGDAFADHDRPLSGCTDVLSITQPHVIEAIHRGYLDAGADIVTTNSFTATAVSLADYGLEAHARALNLAAARCARRAVAAAGHGWVAGSIGPTNKTASMSPDVNDPAFRAVTFDELVASYREAAAALIDGGVDLLLCETSFDTLNMKAALFAIHSLFDEGARRVPIIASVTITDRSGRTLSGQTAEAFWISVAHADLFAVGINCALGADDMRPYVEELATAADVFVSCHPNAGLPNEFGGYDQSPDEVARAIGEFADAGWVNIVGGCCGTTADHIRAIAEAVRGKPPRRPPERSPYLQLAGLEPLTVRPESNLILIGERTNVAGSARFRRLIKEERYDEALEVARQQVAGGANVLDVCMDEGMLDGVAAMTRFLNLIASEPDIARLPIMIDSSKWEIIEAGLKCVQGKGIVNSISLKEGEDEFIRCARLARRYGAAVVVMGFDETGQATTVDHKVRIAERAYRILTEQVGFPPQDIIFDPNVLTVATGMDEHNDYAVAFIEATREIKRRMPLCHVSGGISNVSFSFRGNDRVREAIHAAFLYHAIAAGLDMAIVNAGQLEVYEQIPADLRERVEDVLLNRRPDATERLIEIAERYKGGGKQAAADDDAWRSLPLAERLRHALLKGIDAYIDEDIAEALRHYERPLDIIEGPLMDGMNVVGELFGAGKMFLPQVVKSARVMKKAVAILEPLMEAEKAAAGDTSAKGKIVLATVKGDVHDIGKNIVGVVLRCNGYEVTDLGVMVPARDILDAADEQGADAVGLSGLITPSLDEMVHVAREMQRRAMTVPLLIGGATTSSKHTAVKIAPEYSHVTVHVRDASLAVGVVGSLLSDRRDAFIAETRAAQERARTTHAGATRRRAIVPLAEARRRRPPIDWRQEDIARPAWTGTRVWQPELSELVGYIDWTPFFHAWEIKGVYPKVLDDPRARDLFDDGRAMLDRLVAGGELTARGVSGFFPAAADGDDIVVYDDASRTAERARLHMLRQQQDRGGPLRSLADFVAPIDSGLEDFIGAFAVTAGIGLDAIVARYEREHDDYGAIMAKALADRLAEAFAEWLHQRARADLGHGDDLPLEDLLAERYRGIRPAFGYPACPDHSEKATLWQLLDAEAAAGISLTDGYAMLPAASVSGIYLAHPQARYFAVGTIGRDQLADYAARKRLPVAEVERFLLPNLG